The genomic region cctttccatacTCTGTTCTTTTGGAGTAAGTCACAAAGTCCAGCAGGGTTGTATCTTTAAATATGATTGCTGCTATTTTAAAACTGGCAAATCTGATGTTCTGAGTGGCAGCTGCTCCTTGAGTCAGGGACTTGGCCAGGCCCCCCAGGTCACACTGGCCACCCTGGCTCACTTCTCATCACCTGCCCCGGGACACCTGCCTCAGCCTGTGCTCGGCCTGGTGAGGAGGCCGGTGCCATTGTACAAAGCctccaagttgcaaaattagcaGCAAGCTTGGATTCTAAACTGTTCGTGTCCTTGTTGGGTAGCAGAAAGAGAAACTGTGAGTTTCATTTCTTATTTGTCATCAGACAACTTGGAAGAATGGTTGGAAAAATGTCGCTTCAAGAGAAAGGACCCTTAgattgcaggtgtggctcaagcagaacacTTGTTTAGCAAGAGCAAAGCTGTGAGGTCAAACTCCAGTTCACCAAAAAGGGGGGGGGATATAcccatatatatttctttctctcttctgtatgtatatgagagagagaatgaaagaaaatgtgtgtgagatTGAGAGAGCAAGCGAgcaagaggagaggaaagaccTTATCTGTCCCCAGGGTCCTTTAACCATGGCAGATCTCTGGAAACTTCTTAAGCTCCAGGACAAGTGTCCTATCACCTACCAGCTGCCCTGATGAGGAATCATGACCGCACTAGAGGGGGGCTGTCCTGGAAAACGCATGTCCTTCACAGCCCCCTCCTTTGTGGTGAGAAGGGGctcatgtggtgtgtgtgtgggggggggggtctctttGGCGCATGGAGAGGCACAGGCCTGCAGTGAGATGGGGTACCCCTCAGTTTGCAGagcgggggtgggggaagggcacaTTGAGGTGTCAGTTATCTGGGTCAAGTGCACCAAAGCCCACGTTAACTTTTGCCTCCCATGCATCCTGGTGGAGCTGAGCTCATTCTAAGCCACTCAGGATGTGCCATCCATTACGACAACGGGCACGCTCTCAGTGAGAGCCAAGGCCACCATTCAGGAGTGACACCAAGTAACTGAGTCGTCCTTGTTTTCTAGGGGGGGCCGTCGGGGGCCTGTTGGGAGCCTGGATGGCAAGGGGGCAATTTAAGCCCGTGCCTCAGATCCTCATGGAGCTGCCTCCTGCTGAGCAGCAGAAGCTCTTTAACGAGGTTGCGGCCATCGTCAGGAACTTAGACTGGATGGACGCCGTGAAGCTGACCACGCTGGTCATGGGCAGCCAggccctgcagcagcagctggtggCCATGCTGGTGAACTTTATCATCAATGGGTTGGGGGCCGAGATTCGCTATGATGACTAGGCCTCTCCCCCTGGGAAACGGGGGGCTGCGGATAGATGATTCTGGGACCCTTCAGAGGTGACCATGGTGTTGGGGCTACCTGGCTGGTTTCCCTGAGAACTCTGCAGTGTGTTAGCCCCAGGTGGAGGAGACAACCTGCTGGAGAGAACACCAGTGTGCTGTGTCATGCcaagctggcattacaggtgtgcacccccaCACCTGActtcaataaaaattttgaatcAGTGTCTTTAAGACATTTAATATGCAACTTCTTCAGTGCGAAGACATGCTCTCCCATTACAAAGTCAAGTTTCTCACTCCAACATTACTGAGCTGCTAAATGTAAAAGCCAGAGCCCTCAACTACCATGCAGAGGCTTCAAATTTATGCCAGCTGGTAGTGACATTTAAGTGGTGTTGACCACCACGCTCCTCCCAAGAACTAGTGTGTGTGGTTTCTGGCTCTGTCACTTCACTTGGTGTTAGGTGGGTCACCTCCAGGCCCTTTCTTAGGTCTCCTAAACAAAGCTTGGTGGCATTTTCCCAGGACTCAGCATGATCCACAGTTTATGTGTAACCAATAGCTTCCCATCCAAAGAATCCCGTATCCTGGCACCGGTGACTCCTACCTGGAAATCCCACTAcacaggagcagagatcaggaggattgtagttcaaagccagcccagccccacaaaattgtttgagagaccctatctcaaaaacacacatcataaaaaaggactggtagagtggctcaaggtgtaggctctgagctcaagccccagtaccacaaagaaaacaaaaaacaaaaccaaagagctCTTTCTTACTGGCCCTACTGAGGCTGTCAGTACTTCTCCTTGGGAAAGAAAGCTACTTACATCTCTCAGATGGTGTCAATGTCTCCAGAATATTCAAGGCACCGACaagatgtgagggcgatctggctgctacatctgtcaccccactgatcgccagggttgattcggctgatctggctggctaggcgggtgtccccttcctccctcaccactctaCATGGGTCCCTTGTGAAGCTGCCCACTCGGtcaaagaggacgaccatcccggGTAGGGGAGGAccgttctttggtcaagggtacacgagtagctgcgctcccctgctagaacctccaaacaagctctcaaggcaCTGTCATGGCCAATCCCTACCAATCAGGGGAAGGGCCTGGTGGGCAGGTACTGCAGCAGGTTCATAAGTAGAGGCCCCATCTATACTCCCAAGATCAGTTTCGAGCAAGCGTGGGCCACATGACAAAAACGAGTAGACTAACTCCCAAGAGTTAAGAAGATTCGTTACCCAAACGTCAATTTTCTCCACGTCACTCAAGAAAATGTCAGCATGAGTTGTGAGAGGCGATGCGGGAACACACAGTATAAGCTGGCTTTGTGTTAGAcctgcactttttaaaaatgtattttattttttggcttttttttttttgagacagggtcgcactttgtagcccaggctggcctcctgccccagcctcaagggtgctgggattgcaggcggcCTGGGCGTTTTGCTTCTCTGAATTCCAACCCAGCCTTTGTCAATCTGTCACCATGAACTTACCAACTAAGAGTTTCTCACCATTCCCACCCCCAACGCCCCACGGACACTTAGTCATCGTCTACCCGCAGGGTGAAGGGCCAGACTTGACACTTGCTTTCCTCACAGCCAGTCATGCCAGGATGTCGTGTCCTGTGGTCCTCTGGCCAATCTGGACTGAATCCAGTGTCACTCGCTCTCGCTTCCGCCGTCCTCTGAAGACGTGCTGCTGTGTGCAGCCACCTCTGCCACTTTGCCGGACACACGTTTAGAACTGACAACTAGAAGAGTGACCCCTTATTAATACATGGTAAGCGCAAGTACTTAGTAAATTCCGCATTACTTTTGTCCATGCACAAAATGGCCCTTGGGCTTCAGCTCTACTGTCTTGCCCTCAACTTTACACTTCCATTGTTTAGGCAATAGACAAGCAGGTGACATTTGTCTCCTGGGAGGAATACTGACAGAGTGTGATCAGGAGGTGTGTTTGGGGTAAGGCTCCAGGGTAGAGGGCTTGTCCAGTGTGCATGAGTGCatgaaggagaaaaaaggcaTGTTGACGTGTTTGGGTTTGTCACCAAGGGTTAAGCATCACACCAGAAAGAGCACAGTGCACCAGCATCAACCACAGAGAGAGCCGGCTTCCAAGGGCTCCATAAGCCAAACCTCCAAGATCCGTTGGAACATCCGCTCCTGTATTCAGGACCCCCCCAACCCTCAGGGAGCGGGGCTGCAAGTCTCACCCTTGGCGAAGGGGCTGTCCTCGTCACCTTCCTCCCAGTGATCAAAGTCAAAGGCCACATTGGGATTCTGCATGACAACAGCTTGCATCAGGTCAGCCAGCGAATGTGAGTGACACAGCCCCATTAGGACAGGCAGCGGCTCAGCTCAGCTCACCTTCTGCTTGAGCAAGCCCCGCCAGGACTCCCTCCTCTCCTTGGCCAGAGTGAGCACAGGCTCGCCGTTCATGAGCACGCACTTGCAGTCGTCTTTTCTGATGTTGGCCTGCAGCTCCATATCCGCCAAGTAAAACTTGCCTCCCACCCAGGCGCTAGgtttacagaaaggaaaagaatcgGCCTTCTAGAAGGTGGGCCCAGATCTCATTCACTTTGTGCACACGTGAACCCACCTGAAAACAACTCTATCCCTGAAGTATTTGCATTTGTACTCTCTCACGTCCCTTATTCGCATCTTTAAGATGACGACATCATCTTTTTGGAACCACTGTACTTGGGGGTGGAagctggaaggaaagaaaaggctcCCACTTGTCACCATTTGGCCACAGGGGAAGGAAAGCAGGTGCCCCctggtgggtgggtagatggacgCACCTTTTTAGAGGGCTCGGTTCGGGTCTGCCAATGGAACCATCTCCGGTGTTTTCAGATACAGTTCCTGTGCAAAATCAAAGTCAAATGTCCTTCTGGGTTATTTTATACAAAactcactattttttttctgtgtgtgggctgctggggattgaacataggGCCTGGCACCTgctgggcaagcgctctacctctGAAGCTCTAcctcctcccaagtaactgggattataggtgtgcaatGCCATGCTCAGCTCACACCCACTTTTTGGCACGGTAGAAAACTTTTGCTTCAGGAATTATGGACATTAGAGTTCATAGTAGCCCAAGTACCCAGTTTCAAAGAATCAGTAGAAAAAAGGAGAATGCCCATCACTTAGTAAAACTGATGTGgtattttaagataaaaacaaGCTTTAACAAAGAGGCCTGAGGAAGGTTTAAGCTGGACATAAACTTTCTACAGTATAGTTTAGACTCTGCAACCTGAAACAACCAAAAACTTTAACAAGAGCTATGATTCCTAGCAAGTTCACCACAACAGCTCCGAGTGACGAGCAGCCAATGTCTCACTCTAGACTGTGgcgtatgcatgtatggaaacggCTGTCACGGCCTGCAATGCTGTGCACATGATTTTCACAGCCTCGCCATGCAAGGAAGCCAGGTCAGTCAGAACCGATGGGGCAGGACTAAGAAGGGTGGTCACTGGTGAGCGTGCGGAAGCTGCCGTGCCTGCACATCAGCAACAGGAACTGGGTGCGGACAGGGAACACTACACAGGGACACACCGAGGAGCTGTCCTCTCACATCTGTGCATGTCACTGGACAACACCATGCCTCAATCATTAAAAGAACTCCGCTGTACCTGAATCGTGAAAAACACCTCTCACTTCACCTGAGTGTGGTACCTGGACGCGAGAAAGCGTCTCACTTCAGTAGTGAGTGCTTACCGGGGCTCTGGTCGTTGGAGTCCGGCTTGGAGCTGGCCCCCTGTTCTGCACCCCTGTCCTCCTGCTGAGCGTCCTGTGGAGGAGGGCCATCGTCTGTGGAGGGAGGCATCCTGCATGGAGGAAGCATAGGTTAGCCCTAGGACGTCAAGGGGCTCAGGCGAAAGAAGAGGTCACAGGCACTGACGGACTGGGTGCTTGCAGCCATGGAGCCAGCCCCACACAGAACTGTGACAGAAGGCACAGCAGGCCGGCCAGCTCTGTCCACTGCTATGCCTCGGTGGCAAGCACACAGTGCGTGGCATCACGAAAGGCATCACTCATTCACTAAAGGAACTTTCCTTCTAAGTTCACTGAACCCTGGAGAAGAGTAGCACACATAGCTGCCTGTGTCATGCAGGATGGAGGGGCAGAAGGTGAAGGGCCAGTTTCCCTTCCTCCTGCTTGTTTCTCAGGCCATCTTTCCATGCACAACCCCAACTACAGATTGGGTCAACTTTTCGACAGTCTTTGCATAAGGAAACAGATGTTGCTGAGGATGGTGGGGcaggcctataatctcagcactcgggagactgaggcaggaggactgtaggATCCAAGGAAGCCTAcagggccacacacacaaaaaacaagtaaataaaataaataataaatgagcaaatactGCCATGTCTAGCTCTATTTCTGGCTAAAACAGACACGCATTCTTAGACACAGAAGTTTACTAAATTCATTTTGTTACCCCCACCAGCTAGCTAGACATTACCCCGTTAGTACCAAGGGTTGCCTCACATTGGACTAGTCCTCTGTTTTTGGAAAGACAACCACAGCTGTGTAGGAGTGATCTTTGGTCCCACAGTTAAAAATCTCCCTGCACCTTGGCCGCCAGCTCCCCTGTCCCCTGCCTCATGGATGACTGTAACTCAGGGTTGGGCCTCCTTTTAGAGCTAATCTAAGCCTCAAAGGACAAGCCTGTGCAGACATAGGTGTGTCCGCGAGCACGGGGTAGAGCACCTAAAGGCTGAGGACAGTGTCCCACACCTCTTGCAGCGGCAGCCGCCTGGGCCTTTTCACCATGGTGTTGACCTCCTGTACTGAGCCCTCCTTTGCTCTGGCTGCTCGCTTCCTCCTCAACACACACCTCACCTATACTCTCCTCAAATGCCAGCGAGCAGTCACCTTAAAACTTACTGTGTCCCAAGCCAAAGCAATCCCAGTGTCCCTCCTGCCCCTCAAGTGCTCCCTGGGAAGCTTCACTCAGTCCAGCTGCTCCTGCATCCTTCAGGCTACTTGCCCAGGTACAAATGCTGAGCCTGACTACTGTGGTACACCAAGCTGCACGCCCTGCCTTCGACCCACCATACAATGGCACATACTATCACTCCTAGCTACTCCAAACTCAGCCCGTCTCCTGGTCTTCCAGCTGACCACGCCTGCTCAGGCTCCCACTGTTCAGCTCTGGATGCCCCCAGCTCCTTGAACACCTGTCTAGCGCTTTCCAAGTTACAACagtttaaactttttttaaaactttttttaaacttttttttgtttaaatttaactGTCTTCAATTTGAAATCTAGAATGGAACATgctctcaagtttggtcttttagtTGTGTCTCATAGGTCTCCTACGGGCCCTTCATAATGCCTTTCTTCTTTAATACTGTCTGAGTGTTTCAGTTCCTCAGCCTTGTCTTCAAACCCTGATGGTTTGTCTTCCACTTGATCCAGACTACAGGTGAGGCTTTCAAGGGAGTTTATGAATTTGATTTGACCTTTTCATTCCCaagatttgtttgttttcagaatcTCTCTCTCTATGGAGCTGCTCTCATATCCTGTTTCTTCATTTACCTGTTGATTCATACCCTCTTTGAGTTTGCTCATTATGTTTACAATCCTTttcaatttgttctttttgtgagACGGTCTCACCACACAGACCCAGGGTGgtctccaacttgtgatccttctccTCCTGACTGTGGAGTTCTTTGTCCGGCATTTCATCCATTTCAGTATCACTGGAATCAGTTACTATGGGATTGTTAACCTTTGATGGAGTCATTCACGCCGTCTTCTTCTTTCATGTTTCCTGTGTATTGAGATCTTCTTTTCATGTTTCCTGTGTATTGAGATCTTCTTTCATGTTTCCTGTGTATTGAGATCTGTGCTTCTGGGGACAAGTCACCAGCTGGAAGTTTCAATCTCCCATAGGCTTTAAACTGAAGCATTCACTGTGGTTGGGCAGGATAAAGTTGGATAGATTGAGGTGCAATTTCAAACAGTAACCATCAAATGGTAACCAAACACCCACCTAGTGCCTCAATCCCCTGCACCActcacaaagaagaaacaaaacataacagTCACAATGGACAAACCAAATATGGAAAGAAAGTAACTACCACTCAAAAACAAGTAGCACCACAACACCAGTAGAATAGAaggcaaagataaaaacaatgaGCAAAACAGATACTAGTTTACAAAGAATACAAATCtaaaaataatgctaaaaaagaaacaaacaaaaaataggatAATGTGGGGGAGGTAGAAAGAAGAAGATAGAAGTTCCAATTAAGGAATAAAcatgggaaaaagagaaaaaaattaaaaaggttaaagataaggaaaaaatagatccaatcaacattttaaaagggggggggaagaaggaagaaaagattaaaaattaaatatcaagcggagaagaaatgagagggagggagaaaaaaatttccCTGTAAATATTCAATGCAAGGAGTTGTAACTAAAGAAggcttaataaaaacaaaaccagaaccaAACatccccaaaccaaaacaacaacagagaAGGTGGCCTTTCTGCAGGAGGTCAAGTGTGAGGGTAGAAGGTAAGAGTGCTCATCCTATGTGGAGTGACTTCTTCCTATGACCTTAGTGGCTGTGTGCCAtttgcctttttctctttcctttgtgtcCATCACCTAGCAACCAGGGAGTGGACTGGGAGGAGAGGCAGTTGGGGAGGCCTGGCCAGGAGAGGCCATGGTGGACAGCAAGACTTCCACCAGCAGGGCCTCGCTCTGGTTTTACGTCCTCTGCTCACTCCATGGAGGCACTGATGCCAGTGCTCTGCCAGAGATCCGGGGTGCCAGCTCCTTCCCCATGTGGATCTGCTGAGGAGTTGTGGGCGCTGAAGGTCAAGTGGAGGATCCCGGTGGATCCAGCACACATCTCAGGTGCTCTGCGATGTAGCTAGCTCCCACATGTACTCAAGCACATGTGGCTCCAGCCTCCAGTTCCTGTGGCTACAACTGGTAGAGgccttctttccttctgtgtcGTGGAGGTCAGCGCTTTGCTTCAGTTTCTCCTGTGGCCATGCCGGCTCTCTAGGCCAGCACTGCTGGCTGGCGTATGATTGTTCCTGTGGCTCCCAGCGACAGGAAAATACAGGGATCTGTGACCCCGTGTGCTCCGTGCTGGGCTCTCTGCTCCTCTGTCCAAAGCCTCTGGGACTTTTCAAGTCTGTCTGTTCACAGCTCAACTTCAGCTGCTTCCGTCAACCACCTTGATGCTTTGGTTCTGTCCCGGACAAAAGCTGGCGATGGCTGGGAGCTTCCTCTCGCTGCACCCTTTGCGGAGGGTATGTGGTGGTGTTTGCCGTGGCTGTCAATCGCTCTGCTGGTTAGGGACCTTAGGCACTGCTCACCTGTGATGCTGTGAAGTGCCAGCTCGCACCTTTTGTCCCCTTTCCCAACAGGTGGTCACGTGCTCTTTTTGACTTCTTGGTACCAGGGTCACGacactatttttaatttaaattttttatttagttagtttatttttcaaatcaggATTTCCACAAATGACATGCTTTTCAGGAACATGGACCAATGATGTGATGAAGCCTCTCAGAGCAAACTCCCTACTTATGGGCACTTAAACTGTACAGCCACTGTGAAAACTGCTGGTCAGTCACATCCACGTTCATCACGGTGCAATCACAACGGCCCATCAGTGGATGAGggaataaagaaagtgtggtatttattagtcaatggagtattactcagccacaaagaaccaTGAAATTCGATCACTTGGAACTGAGATCATCCTGTCAAGCAacataagccagactcagaaggacaaaCGCGTGTGGAATAAAGATTTAAGAAACGGACATGAatgtagaagggggactattctGGGAAGAGGAAGGCACCAGTGTGTGGGAGGTGGGTTGGAACAAGCAAGGGTAACAGAAGGTGAGTATCAAAGTACGTTTGTTGTATTTATGCATAGACATagttatgaaaatgtcataatgaaacccattattgttacaattaacatatgttgattaaaaaaaacttgaagaGAGTAAAAACTTCAGTGCTTGCTAGTGGTTGGGAGGACGGATGCAGGTAGAGGGCCCAGGGTGACTTTTAGGGCCCAGGGTGACATGGTAATGGCACACAGATGTATTACACCCTGTGAGAACCCAAGAACGGAAATGGAACAGGATGGAGTTTAGTTAGGTAAATCTTGATTCATCGATTGTAGCATGTACCACACTCAGGCTTGGTGCCCTCATCCTGGATTTTAAGTACTATTCTCCACTAAAGGGAACATGGAGCCCTGGGCAATGACTTCCTCCAACCCCAAGACAGGGGCAGAGAAAAGGACAGCATCTAGGTGAATTTTGGGGCCGAAAGTGAAGGAGTGCACAGGAATGATGGCACATGGTCAGGGCCTGCAGAAGCCTGACTGGAAGAACTCACATGGCCAGATTTGGGAGATTATAAGCAGCAAACAGAAAATACAAGATGCTCCAGATCTTGGAGACTCTCAGAGGAACGCTGTGATGTAGGCTTCCATAAAACAAGGGAATCAGAAAGGACTTACGTGGTCTGGCCGAGGTGCTCGTGAAAAGCTGGCATCCCCACGCCTTTGTATAGCTTTCTCAGCTGTTCTACATGTTCTGAATTATCAGTGCCCATTCCCGTGGACAAAATTTCAGCTCGAACATTATAATCAATGATAgaagttttcaaattttcaagTTTTGTTACATGTACCTTgaaccaaagaaaaacatgtaaaacTTTTGAGTGTCACCAGGAATTTTAATTGAATCAGACACTCCCGCAAGGCCTCCCCACTGCTGCAGTGCCTGCCACATGTCCAGTACACAGGACTTCCAAGGCAGCAGCCGGTCACTTCATGGTAGGGGTGACAGCAAAATCTCCCAAAGCACAGTCCCCATGGCGGAAGTGCCATCAAGTGTGGGGCCAAATTCTGGAGTAAAATGCCCACTCCAGAGTTCTCTGTCATGCCTTCCTGATTCTTGCTCAGCTCTTTAAAAAGGAAGCCCTCAGGCTCAGAGTCCTCATGTGCCTAGAAAGGCTCAGGCCAAGGCCCTAACCCCACACTCCAAACCATTTCCTCTGCTTGCCTTCTCTGCAACCAACACATCCCCACCCACTTCCATCCATACAGAAATAGGCCAGCTGTGTAACCGCAAAAGGGTGAGTCCTGTGGAGGGGCCTGGCTGGTCTGCTGGGACCCTTCCTGAATGCCCCCTGGGCAGGTCCGCACCTGGGAATGTGCAGAAGGGCCTTTCTGCACTTAAGAGTGGAGAGGGCTGGTTCGGGTAGGAAAGAAGGCAAGCATGGGGACTGTTCCCCCTGCCCTCCGGGGTGCCAGTAATGCTGTTGCAAACTCTACAGTGGCAAAACCAACTGCCATGCGGTCCTCTTCTGCATCATTCTGAGATGTAGTTTAAAAACCCTGCTTAATGAAGATTCTATTCATTCTCGAATAAAGGTCAACGAAAGTAACCCTATGCATCAACTGAGGCTTCCACATCTCTCCCTACCCGTGCTGTCATTTAAAGACTCTTCTCTCTTTTAAAGACTATTCTCTCTTATTCTTAAATCTAGTATCCAAATTCCCCCTTTAAAGGGTACaagctctcccaaaattaat from Castor canadensis chromosome 16, mCasCan1.hap1v2, whole genome shotgun sequence harbors:
- the LOC109674620 gene encoding protein C19orf12 homolog encodes the protein MPVKVQDVMKLLCSISEKRKMKAAVKHTLMGVLVTGAATFVGGLAFGPPGLAAGGAVGGLLGAWMARGQFKPVPQILMELPPAEQQKLFNEVAAIVRNLDWMDAVKLTTLVMGSQALQQQLVAMLVNFIINGLGAEIRYDD